A genomic region of Dreissena polymorpha isolate Duluth1 chromosome 4, UMN_Dpol_1.0, whole genome shotgun sequence contains the following coding sequences:
- the LOC127876411 gene encoding homeotic protein proboscipedia-like — protein MEIRSKLSKELDLSDRQIKIWFQNRRAKERRDSMRFSNTENPTSDSGHSTSSECDDRTSVTSSCRFVGLEIEISNDKFQTDQCQANSMNIKTDQFCGYNAAPVLCDSEPCSSSGWNNAVGHGGLIQADTSPLGAVINLDFPTWRL, from the exons ATGGAAATAAGAAGTAAACTGTCCAAGGAGTTGGATCTGTCTGATAGACAg ATCAAAATCTGGTTTCAAAACAGAAGAGCAAAGGAACGCAGGGATTCGATGCGGTTCTCAAATACAGAAAACCCCACGTCCGACTCAGGTCACAGCACTTCTTCCGAATGTGACGACAGAACTTCTGTGACGTCATCGTGTCGATTTGTTGGATTGGAAATTGAGATTTCGAATGACAAGTTCCAAACAGATCAATGCCAAGCAAATTCAATGAACATTAAGACAGACCAATTCTGTGGATATAACGCAGCACCAGTATTGTGTGATTCTGAGCCATGTTCTTCCTCGGGTTGGAACAATGCGGTTGGCCATGGCGGTCTTATACAAGCTGACACCTCTCCCCTCGGAGCAGTCATTAACCTAGATTTTCCAACATGGAGGCTTTGA
- the LOC127878617 gene encoding homeotic protein caudal-like, which yields MSDDVFSRLSLSREDLSQYFASDISQLSTLKTLQDVCGLGVASTCFNNAAWLSGNATPKLTQTSVKQSTCSEINGGNVDHPFYNRRRRATSSEEGLTRTRDKYRVVYTDKQRKGLEKAYEENKFITMETRNKLSKELDLSDRQIKIWFQNRRAKERRDLKRSSDAESSTSDSDHSNSSDFIDSASMTPSCRFGGNKNEYTKNTLPIAHYHNETGTNTTTDPFFGYQTVPSFIDSQPMFCSYSSSHGDLHYVDHTPLDIYSSFPTGRL from the exons ATGTCGGATGATGTGTTTTCAAGACTGTCTCTGTCACGTGAAGATTTAAGCCAGTATTTCGCCTCGGACATTTCCCAACTGTCAACGCTAAAGACACTACAAGATGTGTGTGGTCTAGGGGTGGCAAGCACGTGTTTCAACAATGCTGCTTGGTTGTCCGGAAATGCCACACCAAAGTTAACCCAAACGTCTGTAAAGCAATCTACATGTTCTGAAATTAACGGCGGCAATGTTGATCACCCCTTCTACAACAGACGACGTCGCGCGACATCCTCAGAAGAAGGCTTGACTCGAACACGTGACAAGTATAGGGTCGTATACACAGACAAACAGAGGAAGGGATTGGAAAAGGCGTACGAGGAGAACAAGTTTATCACTATGGAAACCAGAAACAAACTGTCAAAGGAGCTGGATCTATCGGACAGACAG ATCAAAATCTGGTTTCAAAACAGAAGAGCAAAGGAACGAAGAGATTTGAAGCGGTCCTCTGATGCAGAAAGCTCAACGTCTGACTCCGATCACAGCAATTCTTCCGATTTCATCGACAGCGCTTCAATGACGCCATCGTGTCGATTTGGCGGGAATAAGAATGAATACACGAAAAATACGTTGCCCATCGCCCACTATCACAATGAAACCGGTACCAACACCACAACAGACCCATTCTTTGGATATCAAACTGTTCCATCATTTATTGATTCTCAGCCTATGTTTTGCAGCTATTCTTCAAGTCATGGCGATCTTCATTATGTCGACCACACGCCTCTCGACATATATTCGTCTTTTCCAACAGGGAGATTATGA